The proteins below come from a single Balaenoptera acutorostrata chromosome 2, mBalAcu1.1, whole genome shotgun sequence genomic window:
- the ZGLP1 gene encoding GATA-type zinc finger protein 1 yields the protein MEAEPAPDLSMLRELLTPPCLDPEPPPELPTQQAPRTPGCLRPSGRSFWPAHQDLVTDLHFLQEPAEGLAQSPTWDTQALGPCWEPKALETLGALPLAEDAKNMLTPVSQQSPSLGPQVGPPASSAQPQRRPRKQSNPQRGAEKVDPRFEGVTLKFQIKPDSSLQIIPIYSLACSTRSQGPPPGPARGPEANAGGSESLGRRRCASCRTQRTPLWRDAEDGTPLCNACGIRYKKYGTRCSSCWLVPRKSVQPKRLCGRCGVSLGPPPVPTQEG from the exons ATGGAGGCCGAGCCAGCCCCGGACTTGTCGATGCTTCGAGAGTTGCTGACGCCGCCCTGTCTGGACCCCGAACCGCCCCCGGAACTCCCCACCCAGCAGGCACCAAGGACTCCAGGATGCCTCAGACCCAGTGGCAG GTCCTTCTGGCCTGCACACCAGGACTTGGTCACCGACTTGCACTTCCTCCAAGAGCCAGCAGAGGGGCTGGCCCAGTCCCCCACCTGGGACACCCAGGCCCTAGGGCCCTGCTGGGAGCCGAAGGCCCTGGAGACTCTGGGAGCCCTACCTCTGGCCGAGGATGCCAAGAACATGCTGACCCCAGTCAGCCAGCAGAGCCCCAGCCTGGGGCCCCAAGTGGGTCCCCCGGCCTCTTCAGCCCAGCCACAGAGGAGACCCCGGAAGCAGTCGAACCCCCAGCGGGGCGCCGAGAAAGTGGACCCCCGGTTCGAGGGGGTGACCCTGAAGTTTCAGATAAAGCCAGATTCCAGCCTACAGATCATACCCATCTACAG CCTGGCCTGCAGCACCCGCTCTCAGGGTCCCCCGCCAGGCCCTGCCAGAGGCCCAGAGGCCAACGCAGGAGGCAGCGAGTCCCTGG GGCGCCGACGCTGTGCTTCCTGTAGGACCCAGAGGACCCCACTCTGGAGAGATGCCGAAGATGGGACCCCCCTCTGCAATGCCTGTGGTATCAG GTACAAGAAATACGGCACCCGGTGCTCCAGCTGCTGGCTGGTGCCCAGGAAAAGTGTCCAGCCCAAGAGACTGTGTGGCAGATGTGGGGTGTCGCTGGGTCCCCCCCCAGTCCCAACTCAGGAAGGGTAA
- the ICAM5 gene encoding intercellular adhesion molecule 5, with protein sequence MPGPSPGLHRALLGLWAALGLGLFGLSVVAQEPFWADLQPRVALVERGGSLWLNCSTNCPRPERGGLETSLRRNGTQRGLRWLARQLVDIREPETQPVCFFRCARRTLQARGLIRTFQRPDRVELVPLPAWQPVGENFTLSCRVPGAGPRGSLTLTLLRGAQELIRRSFSGEPPRARGAVLTATVLARREDHGANFSCRAELDLRPHGLGLFENSSAPRELRTFALPPEPPRLAAPRLLEVGSEGPVSCAMDGLFPASEAEVYLALGDQRLSPDVTLEGDALMATATATASAEQEGARQLVCNVTLGGESRETQENVTVYSFPEPLLTLTEPNASEGKMVTVTCAAGARALVTLDGIPAAVPGQPAQLQLNATENDDRRVFFCDATLEVDGETLSKNESAELRVLYAPRLDDSDCPRSWTWPEGPEQTLRCEARGNPEPSVHCARPDGGAVLALGLLGPVTRALAGTYRCTATNVQGQAVKDVTLTVEYTPALDSVGCPERITWLEGTEASLSCVAHGVPPPSVNCVRSGEARVVVEGLLRVVREHAGTYRCEATNARGSAAKNVAVTVEYGPSFEEVSCPSNWTWVEGSGRLFSCEVDGKPEPSVECVGSGGTSEGVLLPLAPPDPGPRAPQIPRELAPGTYICNATNQHGSVVKMVTVSAESPPQMDESTCPSHQTWLEGAEAAALACSARGRPSPQVRCSREGAPRPQRLRVSRQDAGIYHCLATNAHGTDARIVTVGVEYRPVVAELAASPPGGVRPGGNFTLTCRAEAWPPAQISWRAPPGALNIGLSSNNSTLSVAGAMGSHGGEYECAATNAHGRHTRRITVRVAGPWLWVAVSGAAGGAALLAAGAGLAFYVQSTACKKGEYNVQEAESSGEAVCLNGAGAGAGGGGGAEGATEAAGTAEAPAGGGVFAIQLTSA encoded by the exons ATGCCAGGACCCTCGCCAGGGCTGCACCGGGCACTGCTCGGCCTCTGGgctgccctgggcctggggctcTTCGGTCTCTCAG TGGTCGCGCAAGAGCCTTTCTGGGCGGACCTACAGCCCCGCGTGGCGCTCGTGGAACGTGGGGGATCGCTGTGGCTGAATTGCAGCACCAACTGCCCACGGCCCGAGCGCGGTGGCCTGGAGACCTCGCTGCGCCGGAATGGGACCCAGAGGGGTTTGCGCTGGCTGGCGCGGCAGCTGGTGGACATCCGAGAGCCGGAGACCCAGCCCGTCTGCTTCTTCCGCTGCGCGCGACGCACACTGCAGGCGCGTGGGCTCATTCGCACTTTTC AACGGCCGGATCGTGTAGAACTGGTGCCGCTGCCTGCCTGGCAGCCAGTGGGCGAGAACTTCACCCTGAGCTGTAGGGTCCCCGGCGCTGGGCCTCGTGGGAGTCTCACATTGACCCTGTTGCGGGGCGCCCAGGAGCTGATCCGCCGCAGCTTCTCCGGAGAGCCACCCCGAGCGCGGGGTGCGGTGCTCACAGCCACGGTACTGGCTCGGAGGGAGGACCATGGGGCCAATTTCTCGTGCCGTGCGGAGCTGGACCTTCGGCCGCATGGCCTGGGGCTGTTTGAAAACAGCTCAGCCCCCAGAGAGCTCCGAACCTTCG ccctgcctccggAACCCCCTCGCCTCGCTGCCCCCCGGCTCTTGGAAGTGGGCTCAGAAGGACCCGTAAGCTGCGCCATGGACGGGCTGTTTCCAGCCTCGGAGGCTGAGGTCTACCTGGCGCTGGGGGACCAGAGGCTGAGTCCCGATGTCACCCTCGAGGGGGACGCTCTCATGGCCACTGCCACAGCCACAGCTAGCGCAGAGCAGGAGGGCGCCAGGCAGCTGGTCTGCAACGTGACCCTGGGGGGCGAGAGTCGAGAGACCCAAGAGAACGTGACTGTCTACA GCTTCCCGGAACCCCTCCTGACCCTGACCGAGCCCAACGCCTCCGAGGGGAAGATGGTGACAGTAACCTGCGCAGCCGGGGCCCGAGCCCTAGTCACACTAGACGGAATTCCAGCCGCGGTCCCGGGACAGCCCGCCCAGCTCCAGCTAAACGCCACCGAGAACGACGACAGGCGTGTCTTCTTCTGCGACGCCACCCTCGAAGTTGACGGGGAGACCCTGAGCAAGAACGAGAGCGCCGAGCTGCGCGTCCTAT ACGCCCCCCGGCTGGACGATTCGGACTGTCCCAGGAGCTGGACATGGCCAGAGGGACCAGAGCAGACGCTGCGCTGCGAGGCCCGCGGAAACCCAGAGCCCTCGGTGCACTGCGCGCGGCCCGACGGCGGGGCGGTGCTGGCCCTGGGCCTTCTGGGTCCGGTCACTCGCGCGCTCGCTGGAACGTACCGCTGCACCGCGACCAACGTCCAGGGCCAGGCGGTCAAGGACGTGACTCTGACGGTGGAGT ACACACCAGCGCTGGACAGTGTGGGCTGCCCTGAACGCATTACCTGGCTGGAaggaacagaggcttccctgagCTGCGTGGCCCATGGGGTCCCGCCACCCAGCGTGAACTGTGTGCGCTCTGGGGAAGCCAGGGTCGTCGTCGAGGGCCTACTGCGTGTGGTCCGGGAGCACGCGGGCACCTACCGCTGCGAAGCCACTAATGCTCGAGGGTCTGCAGCCAAAAATGTCGCCGTCACAGTGGAAT ATGGCCCCAGTTTTGAGGAGGTGAGCTGCCCTAGCAATTGGACATGGGTGGAAGGATCTGGGCGACTGTTTTCCTGTGAGGTGGATGGGAAGCCAGAGCCAAGCGTGGAGTGCGTTGGCTCCGGAGGCACCAGTGAGGGGGTGCTGCTGCCGCTGGCACCCCCAGACCCTGGTCCCAGAGCCCCTCAAATCCCTAGAGAACTGGCACCCGGAACCTACATCTGCAACGCCACCAATCAGCACGGTTCCGTGGTCAAGATGGTCACCGTGAGCGCGGAGT CGCCACCGCAAATGGATGAATCTACCTGCCCAAGTCACCAGACGTGGCTGGAAGGCGCCGAGGCTGCTGCGCTGGCCTGCTCCGCCCGGGGTCGCCCCTCCCCACAAGTGCGTTGCTCCCGGGAGGGCGCGCCCCGGCCACAGCGGCTGCGCGTGTCCCGACAGGATGCAGGCATCTACCACTGCCTGGCCACCAACGCGCACGGCACTGATGCCCGGATCGTCACCGTGGGCGTGGAAT ACCGCCCCGTCGTGGCCGAGCTGGCTGCCTCGCCTCCAGGAGGCGTGCGGCCAGGCGGGAACTTCACGCTGACCTGCCGAGCCGAGGCTTGGCCCCCAGCCCAGATCAGCTGGCGTGCGCCCCCGGGGGCGCTCAACATCGGCCTGTCAAGCAACAACAGCACGCTGAGCGTGGCGGGCGCTATGGGCAGCCACGGCGGCGAGTATGAGTGCGCAGCCACCAACGCGCATGGGCGCCACACCCGGCGCATCACCGTGCGCGTGGCTG GTCCGTGGCTATGGGTCGCTGTGAGCGGCGCGGCTGGGGGAGCGGCGCTGCTGGCCGCGGGGGCCGGCCTGGCCTTCTACGTGCAGTCCACCGCCTGCAAGAAGGGCGAATATAATGTGCAGGAGGCCGAGAGCTCGGGTGAGGCCGTGTGTCTCAACGGCGCGGGTGCCGgcgccggcgggggcgggggcgccgAAGGTGCAACTGAGGCTGCGGGCACCGCCGAGGCGCCGGCGGGGGGCGGGGTCTTTGCCATCCAGCTGACGTCAGCGTGA
- the ICAM4 gene encoding intercellular adhesion molecule 4: MGSLLLLLLLLLLSPSYPRGGSARRRWGARTQGSGGPSPAPPETSAPFWVRISPEFKAVPPGASVWLNCSSSCPQPEGSSLRTELRRGDTLSGPGWVSYQLLDVRAWSSDVHCFVTCAGETRGATARITAYKQPRSVILEPPVLMGSEYTLRCHVTHVFPVGFLVVTLRRGGRVIYSESLERFTGRDLANVTLTYALRARPSDFGQPVTCHARLNLDGLVVLSSSAPVTLPVLAWSPASKALASTSIAALVGILLVVGALCLRKYLSMKSRA; this comes from the exons ATGGGGTCTCTGCTCCTCCTCTTGCTGCTGCTTTTGCTGTCGCCCTCCTACCCGCGAGGCGGGAGCGCGCGGAGGCGCTGGGGTGCGCGGACACAAGGCTCGGGAGGCCCCTCTCCCGCGCCCCCGGAGACCTCAGCACCCTTCTGGGTGCGCATAAGCCCCGAGTTCAAGGCCGTGCCGCCAGGGGCCTCAGTGTGGCTCAACTGCAGCAGCAGCTGCCCCCAACCGGAGGGTTCCAGCCTCCGCACCGAGCTGCGGCGAGGCGACACGCTCAGTGGGCCCGGTTGGGTATCCTATCAGCTGCTGGATGTGAGGGCCTGGAGCTCCGATGTGCACTGCTTCGTCACCTGCGCGGGAGAAACGCGGGGGGCCACCGCCAGGATTACCGCCTACA AACAGCCACGCAGCGTGATCCTGGAGCCTCCGGTCTTAATGGGCAGTGAGTACACTCTGCGCTGCCATGTGACGCACGTGTTCCCcgtgggcttcctggtggtgaCTCTGAGGCGCGGTGGCCGCGTCATCTACTCCGAGAGCCTCGAGCGCTTCACCGGCCGGGATCTGGCCAACGTGACGCTGACTTACGCGTTACGCGCCAGGCCCAGTGACTTCGGGCAGCCCGTTACCTGCCACGCCCGCCTCAATCTCGATGGCCTGGTGGTCCTCAGTAGCTCGGCACCCGTGACGCTGCCGGTCCTCG CTTGGAGCCCTGCGTCCAAAGCCTTGGCCTCCACCTCCATCGCAGCCCTTGTGGGGATCCTTCTTGTAGTGGGGGCCCTCTGCCTGAGAAAGTACCTATCGATGAAGTCTCGGGCATAG